One Mangifera indica cultivar Alphonso unplaced genomic scaffold, CATAS_Mindica_2.1 Un_0081, whole genome shotgun sequence DNA segment encodes these proteins:
- the LOC123207481 gene encoding phospholipid-transporting ATPase 3-like isoform X1 encodes MSGWDRVRSSASRLGQSSNGYQRMPPRTVTLGRVQPQAPGSRNIHCNDREANEPFRFKGNSIATTKYNVLTFLPKGLFEQFRRVANCYFLMISILSTTPMSPVNPVTNVVPLSLVLLVSLIKEAWEDWKRFQNDMAINSTLIEVLQDQRWVPIPWKKLQVGDIVRVMKDQFFPADILFLASTNADGVCYIETANLDGETNLKIRKALEKTWDYLNPEKASEFKGEIRCEQPNNSLYTFTGNLIMQKQTLPLNPNQILLRGCSLRNTEYITGVVIFAGHETKVMMNSMNIPSKRSTLERKLDKLILALFGTLSVMCLIGSIGSAIFIDKKQYYLGLQKMTGSVDDDQFNPDNRFLVFVLNMFTLITLYSPIIPISLYVSIETIKFFQSTQFINKDLSMYHAETSTPALARTSNLNEELGQVEYIFSDKTGTLTRNLMEFFKCSIGGEIYGTGITEIERGVARQTGRKIQEPEKPANAPNEKGFNFDDPRLLRGAWRNEPNPDICKEFFRCLAICHTVLPEGDESPERITYQAASPDEAALVTAAKKFGFFFYRRTPTMIYVRESHAEKMGKMQDVSYEILNVLEFNSTRKRQSVVCRYPDGRLVLYSKGADTVIYERLADGNEDLKKVTREHLEQFGASGLRTLCLAYRDLSPDMYERWNEKFIQAKSSLQDREQKLDEVAELIEKDLVLIGCTAIEDKLQKGVPACIETLSRAGIKIWVLTGDKLETAINIAYACNLINNGMKQFIISSETDAIREVEERGDPVDIARFLREEVKRDLKNYLEEAHQCMRSVSGPKLALVIDGKCLMYALEPSLRVMLLNLSLNCSSVVCCRVSPLQKAQVTSMVKKGAKKITLSIGDGANDVSMIQAAHIGIGISGQEGMQAVMASDFAIAQFRYLTDLLLVHGRWSYLRICKVVTYFFYKNLTFTLTQFWFTFHAGFSGQRFYDDWFQSLFNVIFTSMPVIVLGLFEKDVSAALSKKYPELYREGIKNVFFTWRVVAVWAFFSVYQSLVLYYFVASSSFGGQNSSGKIFGIWDVSTMAFTCVVVTVNLRLLMMCNSITRYHYITVGGSILAWFIFVFLYSGITTPHDRQENVYFVIYVLMSTFYFYFTLILVPVVALFGDFIYQGVERWFAPYDFQIVQEIHRHEPDERGTGLLEVGNQLTPEEARSFAIAQLPRELSKHTGFAFDSPGYESFFAAQLGIYAPQKAWDVARRASMKPRLKLPKKN; translated from the exons ATGAGCGGATGGGATAGGGTTAGATCGTCTGCATCGAGATTGGGCCAATCATCGAACGGTTACCAGCGCATGCCACCGCGTACGGTTACACTGGGCCGAGTCCAGCCGCAGGCACCTGGTAGCCGTAATATACACTGTAATGACCGCGAAGCCAATGAACCTTTCCGATTCAAG GGGAATTCTATAGCAACTACAAAGTACAACGTTTTAACCTTTCTACCAAAAGGATTGTTTGAACAG TTCAGGCGGGTGGCTAATTGCTACTTTCTCATGATCTCTATTTTGTCAACTACACCAATGAG TCCTGTGAATCCTGTGACAAATGTGGTTCCTTTGAGTCTGGTGCTTTTGGTCTCACTGATTAAAGAGGCATGGGAAGACTGG AAGCGTTTCCAGAATGACATGGCAATAAATAGTACTCTTATAGAGGTACTGCAAGATCAAAGGTGGGTGCCTATTCCTTGGAAGAAGCTGCAGGTTGGAGATATTGTCAGG GTAATGAAGGATCAATTTTTTCCTGCAGATATCCTTTTCCTTGCTAGTACAAATGCAGATGGTGTTTGCTATATTGAG ACTGCAAATTTGGATGGGGAAACAAATTTGAAGATCAGAAAGGCATTGGAAAAGACATGGGATTACTTGAATCCTGAAAAAGCCTCTGAATTCAAAG GTGAAATTCGATGTGAGCAACCGAACAATTCATTGTACACTTTCACTGGCAATCTTATAATGCAAAAACAAACATTACCACTCAATCCAAACCAAATTTTGCTAAGA GGATGTAGTCTCAGGAACACCGAGTACATCACTGGGGTTGTCATTTTTGCTGGTCATGAAACAAAG GTCATGATGAACTCCATGAATATTCCTTCCAAAAGAAGTACCTTAGAGCGGAAACTTGACAAGCTTATACTCGCTCTTTTTGGCACTCTCTCTGTAATGTGTCTGATTGGATCTATAGGAAG TGCTATATTCATAGATAAAAAGCAGTACTACTTAGGTCTTCAGAAAATGACTGGAAGTGTGGACGATGATCAATTCAACCCTGACAACCGTTTTCTG GTTTTTGTGCTGAATATGTTTACATTAATTACTCTCTACTCCCCAATTATCCCCATTTCCCTGTATGTTTCCATTGAG ACAATCAAGTTTTTCCAGTCCACTCAATTTATTAACAAGGATTTAAGCATGTACCATGCTGAAACCAGCACTCCTGCTTTGGCTCGGACATCCAATTTGAATGAAGAATTAGGACAG GtggaatatatattttctgATAAAACTGGGACTTTAACAAGAAACTTAATGGAGTTCTTTAAGTGTTCAATTGGAGGAGAGATCTATGGAACTGGTATCACTGAAATAGAGAGGGGGGTTGCAAGGCAGACTGGCAGAAAAATTCAGGAG CCAGAAAAGCCAGCCAATGCACCTAATGAGAAaggttttaattttgatgatcCAAGACTTCTTCGGGGTGCTTGGAGGAATGAGCCTAATCCTGACATTTGCAAG GAATTTTTTAGATGCCTTGCTATTTGTCATACTGTGCTTCCAGAAGGTGATGAATCCCCAGAAAGGATCACTTATCAAGCTGCCTCTCCTGATGAGGCTGCATTGGTTACCGCTGcaaaaaaatttgggtttttcTTTTACAG GCGTACACCTACTATGATTTATGTTCGTGAATCTCATGCAGAGAAGATGGGTAAAATGCAAGATGTGTCATATGAGATTCTCAATGTTCTTGAATTTAATAG TACGAGGAAGCGCCAGTCTGTTGTATGTCGATATCCTGATGGTAGGCTTGTTTTGTATAGTAAG GGTGCTGACACTGTCATTTATGAGAGACTGGCTGATGGAAATGAAGACTTGAAGAAAGTAACTAGGGAACACTTGGAACAATTTGGAGCTTCTGGGTTGCGAACGCTTTGCCTGGCCTATAGAGATTTGAGTCCTGATATGTATGAAAGATGGAATGAGAAATTTATTCAGGCTAAGTCCTCTCTGCAAGATCGTGAGCAGAAGTTGGATGAG GTGGCAGAGCTTATAGAGAAGGATCTTGTTTTGATTGGTTGCACTGCTATAGaagataaacttcaaaaaggaGTACCAGCTTGCATAGAGACTCTTTCTAGAGCTGGAATTAAGATTTGGGTGCTAACAGGAGACAAATTGGAAACGGCAATAAATATTGCCTATG CGTGCAACTTAATTAACAATGGAATGAAGCAGTTTATCATCAGTTCAGAAACTGATGCTATTAGAGAAGTTGAAGAAAGG GGTGACCCAGTGGACATTGCACGTTTTTTGAGGGAAGAAGTAAAAAGAGACCTTAAAAACTACCTGGAGGAAGCACATCAATGTATGCGCTCTGTATCTGGACCAAAATTAGCTCTTGTTATTGATGGAAAATGCTTGATGTATGCATTGGAGCCTAGTTTGCGTGTAATGCTGCTCAACTTGAGCTTGAATTGTAGTTCTGTCGTCTGCTGCCGAGTTTCTCCTTTACAGAAGGCACAG GTGACAAGTATGGTCAAAAAAGGTGCAAAAAAAATAACACTAAGTATTGGCGATGGTGCCAATGATGTTAGCATGATTCAAGCTGCTCATATTGGCATAGGAATAAGTGGGCAGGAAGGAATGCAAGCAGTGATGGCTAGTGATTTTGCCATTGCCCAGTTTCGCTACCTTACAGATTTACTTCTTGTGCATGGTCGTTGGTCATATCTTAGAATATGCAAG GTTGTGACATACTTCTTCTATAAGAATCTTACTTTCACTTTGACTCAATTTTGGTTCACCTTTCATGCTGGATTTTCTGGTCAAAGATTCTATGATGATTGGTTCCAGtcattgtttaatgttatatttacaTCCATGCCCGTTATAGTGCTAGGACTTTTTGAGAAG GATGTCAGTGCAGCCCTTTCAAAAAAGTACCCTGAGCTATACCGGGAAGGAATAAAGAATGTCTTTTTCACATGGAGAGTCGTGGCAGTTTGGGCCTTCTTTTCTGTCTACCAGTCTTTAGTCCTTTATTACTTCGTGGCCTCTTCCAGTTTTGGTGGTCAAAATTCATCAGGCAAAATATTTGGTATTTGGGATGTCAGCACGATGGCTTTCACATGTGTTGTAGTAACTGTCAATTTGCGTCTTCTTATGATGTGCAATTCAATCACGAGATATCATTATATAACTGTTGGGGGCAGCATCTTAGCATggtttatatttgtttttttatattcagGTATCACGACTCCACATGATCGACAG GAGAATGTTTATTTTGTCATATACGTCTTAATGAGTACATTCTATTTCTACTTTACACTTATTCTTGTTCCAGTAGTTGCGCTTTTTGGTGACTTCATTTACCAAGG TGTTGAAAGATGGTTTGCACCCTATGATTTTCAGATTGTTCAGGAAATCCACAGGCATGAGCCTGATGAAAGGGGGACAGGCTTGTTAGAGGTTGGTAACCAGCTCACACCAGAGGAGGCAAGAAGCTTCGCAATAGCTCAACTCCCACGAGAATTATCAAAACATACTGGATTTGCATTTGATTCCCCCGGGTATGAGTCATTTTTTGCGGCACAGCTAGGTATATATGCACCACAGAAGGCATGGGATGTTGCTAGAAGAGCCAGCATGAAGCCGCGGCTGAAGTTACCAAAAAAGAACTAA
- the LOC123207481 gene encoding phospholipid-transporting ATPase 3-like isoform X2, which produces MSGWDRVRSSASRLGQSSNGYQRMPPRTVTLGRVQPQAPGSRNIHCNDREANEPFRFKGNSIATTKYNVLTFLPKGLFEQFRRVANCYFLMISILSTTPMSPVNPVTNVVPLSLVLLVSLIKEAWEDWKRFQNDMAINSTLIEVLQDQRWVPIPWKKLQVGDIVRVMKDQFFPADILFLASTNADGVCYIETANLDGETNLKIRKALEKTWDYLNPEKASEFKGEIRCEQPNNSLYTFTGNLIMQKQTLPLNPNQILLRGCSLRNTEYITGVVIFAGHETKVMMNSMNIPSKRSTLERKLDKLILALFGTLSVMCLIGSIGSAIFIDKKQYYLGLQKMTGSVDDDQFNPDNRFLVFVLNMFTLITLYSPIIPISLYVSIETIKFFQSTQFINKDLSMYHAETSTPALARTSNLNEELGQVEYIFSDKTGTLTRNLMEFFKCSIGGEIYGTGITEIERGVARQTGRKIQEPEKPANAPNEKGFNFDDPRLLRGAWRNEPNPDICKEFFRCLAICHTVLPEGDESPERITYQAASPDEAALVTAAKKFGFFFYRRTPTMIYVRESHAEKMGKMQDVSYEILNVLEFNSTRKRQSVVCRYPDGRLVLYSKGADTVIYERLADGNEDLKKVTREHLEQFGASGLRTLCLAYRDLSPDMYERWNEKFIQAKSSLQDREQKLDEVAELIEKDLVLIGCTAIEDKLQKGVPACIETLSRAGIKIWVLTGDKLETAINIAYACNLINNGMKQFIISSETDAIREVEERGDPVDIARFLREEVKRDLKNYLEEAHQCMRSVSGPKLALVIDGKCLMYALEPSLRVMLLNLSLNCSSVVCCRVSPLQKAQVTSMVKKGAKKITLSIGDGANDVSMIQAAHIGIGISGQEGMQAVMASDFAIAQFRYLTDLLLVHGRWSYLRICKDVSAALSKKYPELYREGIKNVFFTWRVVAVWAFFSVYQSLVLYYFVASSSFGGQNSSGKIFGIWDVSTMAFTCVVVTVNLRLLMMCNSITRYHYITVGGSILAWFIFVFLYSGITTPHDRQENVYFVIYVLMSTFYFYFTLILVPVVALFGDFIYQGVERWFAPYDFQIVQEIHRHEPDERGTGLLEVGNQLTPEEARSFAIAQLPRELSKHTGFAFDSPGYESFFAAQLGIYAPQKAWDVARRASMKPRLKLPKKN; this is translated from the exons ATGAGCGGATGGGATAGGGTTAGATCGTCTGCATCGAGATTGGGCCAATCATCGAACGGTTACCAGCGCATGCCACCGCGTACGGTTACACTGGGCCGAGTCCAGCCGCAGGCACCTGGTAGCCGTAATATACACTGTAATGACCGCGAAGCCAATGAACCTTTCCGATTCAAG GGGAATTCTATAGCAACTACAAAGTACAACGTTTTAACCTTTCTACCAAAAGGATTGTTTGAACAG TTCAGGCGGGTGGCTAATTGCTACTTTCTCATGATCTCTATTTTGTCAACTACACCAATGAG TCCTGTGAATCCTGTGACAAATGTGGTTCCTTTGAGTCTGGTGCTTTTGGTCTCACTGATTAAAGAGGCATGGGAAGACTGG AAGCGTTTCCAGAATGACATGGCAATAAATAGTACTCTTATAGAGGTACTGCAAGATCAAAGGTGGGTGCCTATTCCTTGGAAGAAGCTGCAGGTTGGAGATATTGTCAGG GTAATGAAGGATCAATTTTTTCCTGCAGATATCCTTTTCCTTGCTAGTACAAATGCAGATGGTGTTTGCTATATTGAG ACTGCAAATTTGGATGGGGAAACAAATTTGAAGATCAGAAAGGCATTGGAAAAGACATGGGATTACTTGAATCCTGAAAAAGCCTCTGAATTCAAAG GTGAAATTCGATGTGAGCAACCGAACAATTCATTGTACACTTTCACTGGCAATCTTATAATGCAAAAACAAACATTACCACTCAATCCAAACCAAATTTTGCTAAGA GGATGTAGTCTCAGGAACACCGAGTACATCACTGGGGTTGTCATTTTTGCTGGTCATGAAACAAAG GTCATGATGAACTCCATGAATATTCCTTCCAAAAGAAGTACCTTAGAGCGGAAACTTGACAAGCTTATACTCGCTCTTTTTGGCACTCTCTCTGTAATGTGTCTGATTGGATCTATAGGAAG TGCTATATTCATAGATAAAAAGCAGTACTACTTAGGTCTTCAGAAAATGACTGGAAGTGTGGACGATGATCAATTCAACCCTGACAACCGTTTTCTG GTTTTTGTGCTGAATATGTTTACATTAATTACTCTCTACTCCCCAATTATCCCCATTTCCCTGTATGTTTCCATTGAG ACAATCAAGTTTTTCCAGTCCACTCAATTTATTAACAAGGATTTAAGCATGTACCATGCTGAAACCAGCACTCCTGCTTTGGCTCGGACATCCAATTTGAATGAAGAATTAGGACAG GtggaatatatattttctgATAAAACTGGGACTTTAACAAGAAACTTAATGGAGTTCTTTAAGTGTTCAATTGGAGGAGAGATCTATGGAACTGGTATCACTGAAATAGAGAGGGGGGTTGCAAGGCAGACTGGCAGAAAAATTCAGGAG CCAGAAAAGCCAGCCAATGCACCTAATGAGAAaggttttaattttgatgatcCAAGACTTCTTCGGGGTGCTTGGAGGAATGAGCCTAATCCTGACATTTGCAAG GAATTTTTTAGATGCCTTGCTATTTGTCATACTGTGCTTCCAGAAGGTGATGAATCCCCAGAAAGGATCACTTATCAAGCTGCCTCTCCTGATGAGGCTGCATTGGTTACCGCTGcaaaaaaatttgggtttttcTTTTACAG GCGTACACCTACTATGATTTATGTTCGTGAATCTCATGCAGAGAAGATGGGTAAAATGCAAGATGTGTCATATGAGATTCTCAATGTTCTTGAATTTAATAG TACGAGGAAGCGCCAGTCTGTTGTATGTCGATATCCTGATGGTAGGCTTGTTTTGTATAGTAAG GGTGCTGACACTGTCATTTATGAGAGACTGGCTGATGGAAATGAAGACTTGAAGAAAGTAACTAGGGAACACTTGGAACAATTTGGAGCTTCTGGGTTGCGAACGCTTTGCCTGGCCTATAGAGATTTGAGTCCTGATATGTATGAAAGATGGAATGAGAAATTTATTCAGGCTAAGTCCTCTCTGCAAGATCGTGAGCAGAAGTTGGATGAG GTGGCAGAGCTTATAGAGAAGGATCTTGTTTTGATTGGTTGCACTGCTATAGaagataaacttcaaaaaggaGTACCAGCTTGCATAGAGACTCTTTCTAGAGCTGGAATTAAGATTTGGGTGCTAACAGGAGACAAATTGGAAACGGCAATAAATATTGCCTATG CGTGCAACTTAATTAACAATGGAATGAAGCAGTTTATCATCAGTTCAGAAACTGATGCTATTAGAGAAGTTGAAGAAAGG GGTGACCCAGTGGACATTGCACGTTTTTTGAGGGAAGAAGTAAAAAGAGACCTTAAAAACTACCTGGAGGAAGCACATCAATGTATGCGCTCTGTATCTGGACCAAAATTAGCTCTTGTTATTGATGGAAAATGCTTGATGTATGCATTGGAGCCTAGTTTGCGTGTAATGCTGCTCAACTTGAGCTTGAATTGTAGTTCTGTCGTCTGCTGCCGAGTTTCTCCTTTACAGAAGGCACAG GTGACAAGTATGGTCAAAAAAGGTGCAAAAAAAATAACACTAAGTATTGGCGATGGTGCCAATGATGTTAGCATGATTCAAGCTGCTCATATTGGCATAGGAATAAGTGGGCAGGAAGGAATGCAAGCAGTGATGGCTAGTGATTTTGCCATTGCCCAGTTTCGCTACCTTACAGATTTACTTCTTGTGCATGGTCGTTGGTCATATCTTAGAATATGCAAG GATGTCAGTGCAGCCCTTTCAAAAAAGTACCCTGAGCTATACCGGGAAGGAATAAAGAATGTCTTTTTCACATGGAGAGTCGTGGCAGTTTGGGCCTTCTTTTCTGTCTACCAGTCTTTAGTCCTTTATTACTTCGTGGCCTCTTCCAGTTTTGGTGGTCAAAATTCATCAGGCAAAATATTTGGTATTTGGGATGTCAGCACGATGGCTTTCACATGTGTTGTAGTAACTGTCAATTTGCGTCTTCTTATGATGTGCAATTCAATCACGAGATATCATTATATAACTGTTGGGGGCAGCATCTTAGCATggtttatatttgtttttttatattcagGTATCACGACTCCACATGATCGACAG GAGAATGTTTATTTTGTCATATACGTCTTAATGAGTACATTCTATTTCTACTTTACACTTATTCTTGTTCCAGTAGTTGCGCTTTTTGGTGACTTCATTTACCAAGG TGTTGAAAGATGGTTTGCACCCTATGATTTTCAGATTGTTCAGGAAATCCACAGGCATGAGCCTGATGAAAGGGGGACAGGCTTGTTAGAGGTTGGTAACCAGCTCACACCAGAGGAGGCAAGAAGCTTCGCAATAGCTCAACTCCCACGAGAATTATCAAAACATACTGGATTTGCATTTGATTCCCCCGGGTATGAGTCATTTTTTGCGGCACAGCTAGGTATATATGCACCACAGAAGGCATGGGATGTTGCTAGAAGAGCCAGCATGAAGCCGCGGCTGAAGTTACCAAAAAAGAACTAA